The Branchiostoma lanceolatum isolate klBraLanc5 chromosome 1, klBraLanc5.hap2, whole genome shotgun sequence genomic sequence CATCAGAGCCCTGCAGAGGAAACATATAGAATATACAGCCCTTCTAATATGGGGAAATATACTggtttgtttaattttttagATATCCCAGTCCTTGAAATCAATGATGAGCATTAGATCACTGATAGAAGTAAGAGAAATTTGGCAACTACTGGTAATCAGTTATATAATATCCAAATTACCACTTTCATAGAGACGTAGGTGTGTATCAAAACTATGACAGCTTATCTATTGTTGACATGAtttttagtacatttgtatatgacaAAGGAGACAGGGAAAGTGTAGGAGACTGACCAGCACAATCCCTTCATGATGGTTCCCCAGACAAACCCGTGGTCTGCCTTGATACTGTCCCACAGGTCAGTGTAGATGACTCCAGGGTGCAGCGAGTTAACTGTCACACCTGACAGACAACAGGTTAAAAGATACGCTTGTTAGAACTTCAAATGGTACTGAGTGTGAAATTTGAgcttacatttttgtacactacatcaaaatactgtaaatgcatttaagtttgcaggtaTTTGATTATGCAGTTAGGACaagatggagtgttcacagagtttttaagttcatgtttaaaacaatatggtaggtgggcagaagacagatcaagcattgttttaagtttgcggtaaaggggtcactgtgaaaaccgcaaacataaagccactgcaaaaatttacagtatacatgtatctcaaataTTTTCGATTGTTTAAGAATCATCTATTTTCTAAAATGCCTTTGAGTTCTGTATTTTGCAAACAGAAAAACCTACCCGTGCCATCCAGCGTTCTTGCCAACTCTCTTGCAAAGAGGATGTTGGCCAGCTTGCTTGGCCAGTAGGACTTCAGGTTTGGATATCTGTCACCGTGTTCATTGGTCGGAGTAAAGTCCAGCTTCCCATACATGTGCATCACGGAAGAGACCACTACAATACGGGAGGGGGCAGACTTCTCCAGCAGGTCCAGCAGGAGGTTGGTGAGAAGGAAGTGGCCAAAATGATTCACTCCAAACTGTAGGTCAAACCCTTCTGCAGTCTTCTCATCAGAGTGCCAGCACAGGCCTACAGGGGACAGATACAACAACTCTCGTTCAagtcaacatttttttaaagatttttagattttattggaattgcaacaatgcaatacacgtggacacagacagctattgctgatgtcgtgatccacacacataatatagccGTTTTTaacacttggctggagtggggaaagtcgggTACTAGTATTCTAACCCGGgacccttgggttctgggccgaaaatcCTACTgttacaccacacgaccccacaatatttttttctgggGCAAGACAGTATTCATGAGCCAAAACAACATCCAGCTGGCCACTAGTCCTGGTGGTGATGTACGGTCTTGTAACAGgttgagatctgcttggagattacgtgtGTGCTTCTGCAATTTATGATGTACAGGATACTGTGCGACTTTTTTTACTTGTGGAgtggcaaagcagtatgggtaagtgGTGAAGTACGTCATTTCTGATTGTGCTGTCTGAAATGAATCTTTTAAAGGTCATTCACCTGCATTGTTGATCAGGATGTCAAGTCTCCCTTCTTCTCGTTTCATCTCCTCTGCAAACTCCCGTACGGACGCCAGGCTGGCCAGGTCCAGTCTGCGGAACACGACATTCTCGTTCTTGGTCTGCCGGATGATGTCCTGCCTGGCTTCCTCCGCACGCTCCCGACTGCGGCACGCCAGGATGATCCGTCCGCCTCTACGGGCAAGATCCAGAGCCGTCTCCCTGCCAATACCAGCATTGGCACCTACATAGGCAGGTAGTAGCAATGTATCAGTAtactcaaatactgtaaatgcatttaagtttgcatagtTTTATTTTcccgatagggagaaaatggagtgttcgcagcgGTTTTGAGTTTACgcttgagacaatagtagacaaggggtaggagggcaaaaagattattcatggtggttttgaCGGCAAAGAGCCTACCAcgaaaaaacgcaaacataaaaccactgcaaacatgaaatgtacatgaaatgacgttgttgttgatgttgttgatgtccttgttaaaaaatctattttctgcTAGACGTGGTCTCAAGTTGCTGACACTGGTAGGTGCTTATAAATGCTGTCCTCATTGGTGCTCATCCACAGGTGCTATGAGCATGTGTGCTGAGAAGATACTCCTTAGATCTTGTTACGGAATCATCGTGTTGTTTCAATAAAGCGAGAGAAATCCCTTTACTGACGTTATTAAGTCTGCCGACCCCGCCCCCTTGTCTCCTGTGCTGTCATAAGTTATGTTCGGAGTCTTATTCGTCCGATCTGATATCTGCGTCGTGCAAACTTGATCGTTGTTAAAAACATGCTGAACACCTGGGAAAGGTCGTATATCAACGCCAAACGTCTCCAATCAAAGTGAAGAAATCAGTCCtacaacgcccccctccccctggccTTGGCTCGCCTCGCTTCCCCGCCCTACCTGTGATCACGACGGTCTTGCCGTCCAGTCGAGCGGTACTGTGGCACCACCTGCCCCTGAGTACCAGCAGGTAGTACACATAGTGTAGAGCACACAGTCCTGCTGCGGCCACGGACGGAATCACAAACCACTTGCTCCAAACTTTGGCCAGAACCAGAAGGTCGTCTGCCATGTTaaggtgacctttgacccttttgGTGTCATCGTTGTTTAGACTGACCTGATTATCCACATATAGTCCAAGTGTATTGGTATCCTTCACGGTGTCTAAAGAGCGCTTCCTAACGGCTCTAAATATTATTACAGTAAAAAGCGGCTACAATGCTTTAAATATTACGCAGGTCACTAGAAGTCACCACTGCCATGTGTGTTGATCATGATTATTGGTGATCATGAATATCCATATTAACGGTTAACGTTATCCTCTATCTAAAAACACAGGTTTTGTACGAGAAATGCCTGCAATAATATATTTCGCCGTTGCGGGGCGCTTTTGAACCGTCAAGAATAGACGTATTgatactaggggtgggtaccggtacataaaattcaggtccggtccaggtccaggtccagagggtcaggtccaggtccggacctgtacctgtacctgattatagtagtgtcgcagtacatcatattttggagagcgagacacacgtaaaagtctccaaacgtcaagTCTGggacgatataatttcttaggtttgcactttgtctcaaaactaTAACTATACTCTCTAAGAGTCTcttcgccgtctgtttactcatccttcaagtgtttctagatatgattcacagctaacgttttcaaaaacgactcgttaatctgctgttttgtattttcttaaaccagttatgtggccgcctgctggtagcctggtactatgaattttctaatcggtccataggccggtccactgattttttacggaccgttttttttggaccggtccattaaaaaataccggttttgtaccggtacacggtaccgttACCCACCCCTAATTGATACCTATCATGTAATGATGCACATGCATCCTATGTGGTGACCATGATAATCCATATCAATCCTCCCCTGAATCATCCTCCTTCAGAATGTAGGTTACAGGTACATAAATGGTATTGTCTGTTGGAGCGTTGTGACCGTCTTGTACTGCAATGATATTTTGAGCCGTTGCGGGTCGCTTTCGCATTAACCCAtctatttgaatgtacaaatgtacatgtagtacgagAAATGGCTGCAATAATATATTTCACCGTTGTGGGGCGCTTTTGAACCGTCAAGAATGCCTATTTTCTTGATTAACATGCGCAGTTGGATGAGAGATGTGCTAGAATATGTGGCATGGAAAAAGATGTTAACAATACTGGTTCCTATTTTCTTAGAAATATGCAATTGCAGATCTTTATAAAGTAACTGGCTTAACAACTCTATTGGTGTGGATTTCAGATTGCCAAACTGCTTTTACTGTCATACTAAGTGACACCCAAATAAAAGTGTCAACATAACTTTTAATTTCCTTTTGCAGAACTTACATGAACTTGTACTTCCACTACAATGATTATTCCTGAAGTAAATACAGCAGAGAAACAAGACGAAACACTTTTGGATCTATTACGAAGCTTTTTTAATTGACTGAATGTGCCTTTTTGCAATGCTCTGACTTTGTGCATACGCATTGGTCCAACATTTACAG encodes the following:
- the LOC136443892 gene encoding retinol dehydrogenase 13-like, whose translation is MADDLLVLAKVWSKWFVIPSVAAAGLCALHYVYYLLVLRGRWCHSTARLDGKTVVITGANAGIGRETALDLARRGGRIILACRSRERAEEARQDIIRQTKNENVVFRRLDLASLASVREFAEEMKREEGRLDILINNAGLCWHSDEKTAEGFDLQFGVNHFGHFLLTNLLLDLLEKSAPSRIVVVSSVMHMYGKLDFTPTNEHGDRYPNLKSYWPSKLANILFARELARTLDGTGVTVNSLHPGVIYTDLWDSIKADHGFVWGTIMKGLCWALMKSAHEGAQTTIHCAVEETLQNVTGRYFADCSIAEESEDAKDDGLAKKLWEVSAEVTGLE